From the Thermococcus celericrescens genome, the window TAATCTTCTCCCCCACGTAGGCGTCAAACTTCCGCGGAAGGTAGAACGCCTTGATCGTGGTTATAACGAGCTCCTCGTCGGTTTCCTCAGCCGGAAGACCGCGCCTCTCGGCGAGCTCCTTGAGCTCCTCCCAGTCGGGAACCTCCTTGCTCACGTGAATCCTGGTGAGGTACTTGTAGTAGACGAAGCCGGGCTGCCACTTGGCATGGTCCTTTCCGCGGCCGAGTCTTGCATAGGCGTTAAACGTAAGCCTCTGGCCCTCGGCAAGCTTGACTATTGGGATGTTGGGGTTGGCGGGCTTCACGCCCTCATCGCTGCTCTTAAGGTCACCGGAGTAAACCATTCCGGGACCCTCTGCCTCGAGGGAGAGCGTAACCGTGTACTCGTCAAGCTCCAGTGAATCGAGGGAGAACCTCTCGTGGGGAGTGGTGAGAGGTATCATACCCACCCTGTGGGCGATTATCTCGTCGAAGAGGGCGGAATCGTTCTCGAAGAACTCAACCTCATCCACCGCAAAGGTCGGGACGTCCGCGAGGATGGTCCTCCTCAGGGCATTGGCGAAGGGTACATCAACTCCCTCGACGATGAACTTAATCGAGTCCTCCCTTTTCTCAAGAATCTGAAACTTTGGCTCCATCGGCATCACCAAAAAAGAAGTTGTGGGAATCAGACGCGCCTGCCCCTTCTTCCGCCCTTCGGCCTGGTGCCGTCGTGCGGAATCGGGGTGGCGTCCTCAACCCTTCCGATCCTGAGGCCGGCCCTGGAGAGGGCACGAATGGCGGCCTGAGCACCCGGTCCCGGGCTCTTGCTCCTGCTTCCACCGGGGGCGCGGACCTTGATGTGGACTCCGGTGAAGCCCTTCTCCATGGCCTCCTCGGCGGCCCTCCTGGCGGCTATCATAGCCGCGTACGGAGAGGGCTCGTCCCTGTCGGCCTTGACGACCATACCACCGCTCCACCTGCTGACGGTCTCGGCCCCGGTGAGGTCGGTGATGTGGATGATGGTGTTGTTGTAGGAGGAGTAGATGTGGGCAACTCCCCACTTCTCCTTCTTCTTAAGGTTAACCTGCTGCTGAACTTCCTCGCTCATGAGGCCTCACCCTGCTTAGCCTGTTCAATAACCATCCTCTCGGGGTGGCTCTCCTTAGCGAAAGGAGAGGTCTTTGAATAGGTTATGGTGTCTTCCTCCTCCCTGAGGACGAGGTAGCCAGGAGAGCGTATTATCTGGCCGTTTATCTCGATGTGGCCGTGAACTATGAGCTGCCTGGCCTGTCCAATGGTCCTGGCGAGGCCCTTCTTGTAGACGAGAGTCTGAAGGCGCCTGTCGAGGACGTCCTCAACCGTCAGGGAGAGAACGTCATCGAGAGCAGCATCGGCCGGAAGGAGGCCGAGCCTGTTGAGCCTCTGGAGGAGCTGGACCTTCTCGATCTCAGCCTGCCTGCCGCGGGCGGCAAGGAGGCGCCTGGCCCTACGCCTGAACTCCTTGAGCTGGGTCTCGTGCCTCCAGAGCTCCTTCTTGTTCTTGAGGGCGTACTTCTTCATGAGGACTCTCTCGCGGTCGAGCCTCTCCTTAATCCAGGGGTGAGAGGGAGTCTCGTACCTCTTCCTCTGCCTCTTGGGGTCTCCCATCTACATCACCTCACTTCTTCCTTCTGCTCACACCGAGGGTGCTGCCGTGCCTGAAGTTCGACCTGGTCCTCTGGCCGCGGAGCGGGAGGCCGAGCTCGTGCCTTATGCCGCGGTAAGCGCGTATTCTCCTGAGCCTGTTGACGTCCTCACGCCAGGCCATGACGAGCTTGGCGGTAATGAGGTGCATGTCCTTGCCGGTCTCGTAGTCCTTCCGCCTGTTAACGGCCCAGGCGGGTATACCGTGGGCGATCGGGTCTTCGAGCACCTTCTCAATCTTCTTGACCTGCTCGTCGGTCAGGTAACCGGTCTTCATGTACGGGTCGATCCCTGCAACCCTGAGCACCATAGTGGCGAAGTTTATGCCTATACCCCTGATGCCCGTGAGGGCCCATCTCAGCTGCTTATTTCCGTTCAAATCAACTCCCGCTACACGGACTATGTGTCTGAAGTTGTCCGTCATTACGAATACACCTCCATCTCAATCCTTCAGAGAGGATTTTGGCGCCGGGACGGGGATTTGAACCCCGGTGTCCAAGCGGACACGGGCTCTCAAGGCCCGCGCCATCCCAGGCTAGGCGATCCCGGCATACACGCGGTAGCCGCTCCCCTTCGCCAGCTCTCTCACTTCGGTGAAGTGGACATCCATTAGAGCCTTAATATACTTTGCCCCCTGCTTCGTCTTGATAACCAGTTGCAGGAGGCCTCCATCGTTGAGATGCCGGGGAGCGTTTATAACTATTTCCCTCAGCACTTCCTTCCCCGCGTGCACCGGGGGATTAGTGATGATCGCGTTGAACCTTTCGCCCCTGACGGGCTCGTAGAGGCTTCCCCACCTCACCTCGGCGTTTCTAACGCCGTTGATTTTTAAGTTTTTCCTCGCCATCCCCACCGCGCGCCTGTTCACGTCGGTCATGACGACGTAGTCCACGAAGCGGGACGCAACTATGCCTATCGCACCGTAGCCGCACCCTAAATCGAGCACTCGCCACCCCTCATCGATTATCATGCTCTCTATGAGCAGTTCCGTTCCCCTATCGAGCTTCCCGAAGGAGAAGACTCCGCTGGCCGTGACGAACTTGAAACAGTGCCCCCTAACGCATACCTCTATGGTCTTAGTCTTCAGCGGGACGTTGGGCTCTTCGGAGTAGTAGTGGCTCATGTGGGGTGGTTCGTTGATGGGTTTATAAAGGTGAACCCCCGGCCAAGCGCCAGAGGGTGTCCCCCGCAACGGCCCCGGCGAGCATGAACACCGTTCCAAGTGACATAACAACTGACCTCCTCCCCGCCCTGAAGGGCGAGGCTTTCAGAAGAGGAGTGCTCAAGAACACCGAGGAGCAGAAAGAGCAGAACATCGAGCCAGAACCAGAGGAGGACAAACCTTACGAGGAGCATTACCCCTCGAGGCTCCACCGGGGAAGAAAAGGCATCAAAAAGCAGTGAGAGTCGAGACAAATCCCTCACCAGAGTTTGGGATACCAGTCCCTCGGCATGAAGACCTTGTCCACATCGACCGCTATTCCCTTGCTCCTCTGGAGCATTTCACCGCTCGTCATGGTGGCCTTTCCGAGTGCAACCAGCTCA encodes:
- a CDS encoding 30S ribosomal protein S4 — its product is MGDPKRQRKRYETPSHPWIKERLDRERVLMKKYALKNKKELWRHETQLKEFRRRARRLLAARGRQAEIEKVQLLQRLNRLGLLPADAALDDVLSLTVEDVLDRRLQTLVYKKGLARTIGQARQLIVHGHIEINGQIIRSPGYLVLREEEDTITYSKTSPFAKESHPERMVIEQAKQGEAS
- a CDS encoding DNA-directed RNA polymerase subunit D, which codes for MEPKFQILEKREDSIKFIVEGVDVPFANALRRTILADVPTFAVDEVEFFENDSALFDEIIAHRVGMIPLTTPHERFSLDSLELDEYTVTLSLEAEGPGMVYSGDLKSSDEGVKPANPNIPIVKLAEGQRLTFNAYARLGRGKDHAKWQPGFVYYKYLTRIHVSKEVPDWEELKELAERRGLPAEETDEELVITTIKAFYLPRKFDAYVGEKIREETVPNAFVFTVETNGELPVEEIVTIALKILMRKSDRFISELHKLASD
- a CDS encoding class I SAM-dependent methyltransferase; its protein translation is MSHYYSEEPNVPLKTKTIEVCVRGHCFKFVTASGVFSFGKLDRGTELLIESMIIDEGWRVLDLGCGYGAIGIVASRFVDYVVMTDVNRRAVGMARKNLKINGVRNAEVRWGSLYEPVRGERFNAIITNPPVHAGKEVLREIVINAPRHLNDGGLLQLVIKTKQGAKYIKALMDVHFTEVRELAKGSGYRVYAGIA
- a CDS encoding 30S ribosomal protein S11, whose translation is MSEEVQQQVNLKKKEKWGVAHIYSSYNNTIIHITDLTGAETVSRWSGGMVVKADRDEPSPYAAMIAARRAAEEAMEKGFTGVHIKVRAPGGSRSKSPGPGAQAAIRALSRAGLRIGRVEDATPIPHDGTRPKGGRRGRRV
- a CDS encoding 30S ribosomal protein S13; translation: MTDNFRHIVRVAGVDLNGNKQLRWALTGIRGIGINFATMVLRVAGIDPYMKTGYLTDEQVKKIEKVLEDPIAHGIPAWAVNRRKDYETGKDMHLITAKLVMAWREDVNRLRRIRAYRGIRHELGLPLRGQRTRSNFRHGSTLGVSRRKK